The segment CCCACGCAGCGCGTTACTTGCCCCCAATGCGTATAGGCCCGGGTAAACGTAAGCGCGTTGCAGGCAAGCCCCCTTTCTACCTGCTCATTTTTAAAGTACTCCAGCACCTTTCCGCCAGACCATTCCCAGGTAAGAATATCTAAATCGCCGTCGCCGTCCATGTCCATGATGGCGGGCATGTCCTCAGAACCCACCAACAGGTTGGCATCGGTGTTGAAATATAAGGTAGGGTGAGTAAGATTGAAACCGATGCCCGTACTGGCCGAGGAGGTGTTGGTGTACACCGCAATGCCTAAGTTAGTCGCCGTGAACAGATCGGGTAAGCCATCGCAGGTAAAATCACGAAGCAGGGCGAAAAACCTCAGTCCCTGGGGAAAAGAAGCGGCATACTGCGGAGCGTACTGGTAGCTCCAGACTCCGTTGGTTTGTACCGCCAGAAAAGTGGTTACCTGCTGCGAGCTGCGGTCAAAGACAAATAAATCCTGCCGCCCATCCTGGTTCAGGTCGATGGCTGAGAACTGTGGACTGTTGAACCCGCCAGCCCAAGGCATCCGCATGGCTTGTCCCGTTGGGGTTTGCACCGTAGGACCCGCTACTTCCTGCAAACGGATGGGGGGTTGCGCCCAAGCAGATTGGTTGATGAGGGCTATCCAACTTAAAAAAAAGGCTATTACCTTTAATGCTCGATTCATTTATTCGTATGCTTGACGTGACAAAGCAATTTATACTATGGCGGAGCTAGTGGAGCACCTGTATCAAATCTACCTGGAGTGCCGGAAAGTAAGCACAGATTCCCGGGCCGAACAAGACAATACTCTTTTTTTCGCGCTGGACGGTCCTAAATTCAAAGGAAGCCAGTTTGCGAAAATGGCCCTGGAAAAGGGAGCACGTTATGCAGTGGTGCAAGACCCTACCGTAACAGGTCCTAACATTATTCAGGTTGAAGACACCCTGAAAGCCCTGCAGGCATTGGCGCTTCACCACCGGTTACAGCTGAGCATTCCAATCATCGGCATCACCGGCAGCAACGGCAAAACCACTACCAAAGAACTCATTAACGCGGTGCTAAGCCAGAAATTCAACGTGCTTTGCACCAAAGGCAACCTGAACAACCACATTGGCGTGCCGCTCACGTTGTTGAGCATCCAACCGGAACACGAACTGGCCATTATTGAAATGGGCGCCAACCATCCCGGTGACATTGCCGAGCTTTGCTCTTACGCCCTGCCTACCCACGGCATCATCACCAATATTGGCAAAGCGCACTTAGAAGGCTTCGGAAGTCTGGAAGGAGTGGCCCGTACCAAAAGCGAACTGTACCTGCACCTGAACAAAGCAAACGGCACCGTCTTCGTGAATACTTCTAACGAACACCTCATGCGCATGGTACGCCGGATTGCCGATAAAGTCACCTACTACGGACCGCAGGACAATTACACTGCCGAGCTGCTGCAAGCCGCGCCACAGGTGAATTACCGCGCGGCCAATGGTGAGGAAGTACACACGCACTTAATGGGTTCTTACAACTTTGAGAACATGGCTGCCGCCGCGTGCATCGGGCAATACTTCGGGGTACCGCACGAGGACATCAATGCCGCCATTGCCGGTTACGTGCCCACCAACAACCGCTCTCAGATTGTGCAGAAAGACACCAACACCATTCTGCTGGATGCCTATAATGCCAACCCTAGCTCTATGTCGCTGTCGGTATCTAATTTCGCGCAAATGGCCGGTGAAGCTAAAGTGGTTATCTTAGGGGATATGCTGGAACTGGGCCAGGAAAGCGAAGCAGAGCACCGCGCCCTTGGCGAGCAACTGAACCAGCAGAACTTCAATCAGGTATTCCTCTGCGGAAAAGAGATGCGCTACGCCGCCGAGGTGAACCCAGATTTCCGCTACTTCGCGGAGAAAAGCGCCTTGGTGCAGTGGCTCACGGATCATCCCGTGCGCAACAGCCATGTGTTGATTAAAGGATCTCGTGGGATTGGCTTGGAGACAGTGGTGGACTTGTTGTAAAAGACACTTTTAAGACTCTTTTATCAAAAGCAGCCTCAAAACAAAAATTGAAAAAGCCTCTGCAAAACTGTAGAGGCTTTTTTTATGGTGTATCAGGTAAATTTAGAAAGGAGAATCAAAGCCTTCCAGCGTAGGAAGAATTTCGTCTTTCTCAGAAACAAGCGGCGTGTCAATTCCCCAGTTGATGTTCAGGGCTGGGTCATTCCAGAGCAATCCTCCTTCAGAGGCTTTGTCATAGTAATTACTGCACTTATATTGGAAAATGGTCCCTTCCTCCAGAGCCACAAAGCCGTGCGCAAACCCTACCGGAATAAAGAGCGAATTACGTTTCTCAGCGTCCAGTAAACACGTCACGTGCTGCCCGTAGGTTGGAGACCCTTTGCGAATGTCAACCGCCACATCCATAGCTCTTCCAACGGTGACACTTACCAGTTTGGCTTGCGCGAACGGCGGTTTTTGGAAATGCAGGCCGCGTAAGACCCCTTTCTTGGAGATGGACAGGTTGTCTTGCACGAAGGTTTCGGTGATACCCGCCTCGGCGAATAATCTGGCACTAAAGGTCTCTAGGAAAGCACCTCTTTCATCACCGAAAATTCTGGGAGTAATCTCTACCACGCCCTCAATGGGGTATTTGTTTACCTGCATAGTTTCTGGTTAGTTTATATGTCTGGCTACTTTACCGGTAGCTCCTTCAATGGCTCTAAAATAGCGGTCAATCACGAACTTCTCATCAAATTTTTCTTCGGCCAGGCGGCGGCTGTTTTGCCCCATAGTCTGAAGCGCGGCATCAGAGAGATGGTAGACCTGCTCCATCTTGGCGGCCAGATCAGCTCCGCTTTTAACATCACAGAGATAGCCATTATAACCGTCTATCACAGTTTCCTTGCAGCCGGGCACGTTGGTGGCGACAATAGGCTTGGCCATAGCAGAGGCTTCCAACAGGGTACGCGGGGTACCTTCGCGGTAAGAAGGAAGCACGACGCAGTCGGCGCCGTGCACTACGCTAGCCACGTCATCAGAGGTGCCCAGGTATTCCAGCCAGCCTTCCTTCGCCCATTGCTCTACCAGCACCCGCTTAATCCCGATGTTGCCTTCCTCGTCAATGGCGCCCAACAACTGGATACGAATCTGAGGATATTTAGCTTTCAGAATCTTGCTCGCCTCAACGTACTCTACCAGCCCTTTTTCATAAAGCGCCCGCGATACCATCAGGAACACGAACGGCTCCTGCCGCTTGAAGGTTGGAGCGGGCAAATAGCGTTGGGTGTTAATCCCGGACCCGGGAATCACTTCGGTAATGGACTCACGTACTAGTTTCCGCTCCAGGAACAGTTCCTTGTCGTCTGAGTTCTGGAAGAACACCTTGGCCGGAAACTGGAACGAGAAACGGTACAGCGCCATGGCGATCTTAGACACCAGGTTCTGCACAATGAACACGGTTCCTAGCCCAGACACGTTGTTGATGGTAGGAATGCCCGCCAACTTCGCCGCCACCGACCCATAAATATTAGGTTTGATGGTGTACTGGAGAATCACATCGGGCTTTACGGTCTTGTAGGCCTTTAGGAATTTGCGCACCAACAGCAGGTCTTTCAAGGGATTGGTGCCTTTGCTTTCCATGGGCAGCGGCACAAACCGACAACCTTCGGCGACTAGTCTGGCTGAATACGCATCTTCCGGGGCAATGGCTACTACTTCATGCCCAGCTGCCAAGAGGGCTTTAACTAAGCTGAGACGGAAATTGAAGATATTCCAGGACTTATTGATAACAATGGCAACGCGCATGGGGAGAGTAAAGCAAAAGCCAAAGATAACAGCAGTTTTGGCAGCAACCCCCTCCTACGCACAGAATCTACTCTGGTTTGCACGTTTATAGTGCCTTTCTATTTACTTTGTACCAAACCACTTTTTGGTTTTAACCTATACTGCTATGACCACCGCCTTTTTACATACCCATGTTCTGGTAGTAGTTTTGTTCCTGATCTTGTTTCTGGTGAAGGCGTTCCTGCTTTTTTTCAACAAGCATGACACCTTGAACAAAGCACGTTCTTCTACCAAAATGCTGGACATTGTGTTTGGCACGCTCATTCTGGTGACGGGTGGCTACCTAGCCTTCAGCTACTACGGCCCGCTGCCTTCGTGGCTCCTCATAAAAGTGGTGCTGGTGCTGGCGGCCATTCCGCTTTCCATTGTGGGGCTGAAGCGGCACAACAAACTGTTAGCGGCGGTGGGCGTGCTTATTTTCGGGTACGTATACGGCATAGCCGAAACCAAAAGCTTAAAAATACGTGCTGATAAAGGCGAAGCTGTTGTCGTTTCTCCCAACGGGGAAGTGGGGACGGCCTCTTCTGATCCGGAGAAGGCCAGTCACCCCATCTTAACCAAACTGGAAGGAACCCAACTAGAGAACACCAAAGCCATTTACACCGCCCTGTGCGCCAATTGTCACGGCGAAGACGGCCAGAAAGGCACCAGCGGTGCCGTGAACCTGCAGCTGAGCACCTTAAACGTGGAAGGCCGCCGCAACGTCATCTC is part of the Rufibacter tibetensis genome and harbors:
- a CDS encoding UDP-N-acetylmuramoyl-tripeptide--D-alanyl-D-alanine ligase is translated as MAELVEHLYQIYLECRKVSTDSRAEQDNTLFFALDGPKFKGSQFAKMALEKGARYAVVQDPTVTGPNIIQVEDTLKALQALALHHRLQLSIPIIGITGSNGKTTTKELINAVLSQKFNVLCTKGNLNNHIGVPLTLLSIQPEHELAIIEMGANHPGDIAELCSYALPTHGIITNIGKAHLEGFGSLEGVARTKSELYLHLNKANGTVFVNTSNEHLMRMVRRIADKVTYYGPQDNYTAELLQAAPQVNYRAANGEEVHTHLMGSYNFENMAAAACIGQYFGVPHEDINAAIAGYVPTNNRSQIVQKDTNTILLDAYNANPSSMSLSVSNFAQMAGEAKVVILGDMLELGQESEAEHRALGEQLNQQNFNQVFLCGKEMRYAAEVNPDFRYFAEKSALVQWLTDHPVRNSHVLIKGSRGIGLETVVDLL
- the rfbC gene encoding dTDP-4-dehydrorhamnose 3,5-epimerase, which gives rise to MQVNKYPIEGVVEITPRIFGDERGAFLETFSARLFAEAGITETFVQDNLSISKKGVLRGLHFQKPPFAQAKLVSVTVGRAMDVAVDIRKGSPTYGQHVTCLLDAEKRNSLFIPVGFAHGFVALEEGTIFQYKCSNYYDKASEGGLLWNDPALNINWGIDTPLVSEKDEILPTLEGFDSPF
- a CDS encoding glycosyltransferase family 4 protein, which translates into the protein MRVAIVINKSWNIFNFRLSLVKALLAAGHEVVAIAPEDAYSARLVAEGCRFVPLPMESKGTNPLKDLLLVRKFLKAYKTVKPDVILQYTIKPNIYGSVAAKLAGIPTINNVSGLGTVFIVQNLVSKIAMALYRFSFQFPAKVFFQNSDDKELFLERKLVRESITEVIPGSGINTQRYLPAPTFKRQEPFVFLMVSRALYEKGLVEYVEASKILKAKYPQIRIQLLGAIDEEGNIGIKRVLVEQWAKEGWLEYLGTSDDVASVVHGADCVVLPSYREGTPRTLLEASAMAKPIVATNVPGCKETVIDGYNGYLCDVKSGADLAAKMEQVYHLSDAALQTMGQNSRRLAEEKFDEKFVIDRYFRAIEGATGKVARHIN
- a CDS encoding SirB2 family protein, with amino-acid sequence MTTAFLHTHVLVVVLFLILFLVKAFLLFFNKHDTLNKARSSTKMLDIVFGTLILVTGGYLAFSYYGPLPSWLLIKVVLVLAAIPLSIVGLKRHNKLLAAVGVLIFGYVYGIAETKSLKIRADKGEAVVVSPNGEVGTASSDPEKASHPILTKLEGTQLENTKAIYTALCANCHGEDGQKGTSGAVNLQLSTLNVEGRRNVISNGRGLMPGFGSQLSEQEIELLALYSTLLKK